In Osmia lignaria lignaria isolate PbOS001 chromosome 13, iyOsmLign1, whole genome shotgun sequence, the DNA window TTCCATAGAAAATTTAAGGTATCAGCAGAATTACGaaatagaaaaagttattaaattaatagttCTCTTTATTCATTACTTGATCGCATAAAGCTAACAATTAGAACAAGATAGATATTGCAAGGAAgctaaaaaaatacatttttctgCTTATATTCATTActtaaaagtttattttagtATTACGGCTTCGTAGTAACTTGTAACTCATTGTTTCAAACACTAAAAAATGATTTAGCTTTTACAAACTTAATTGAGGTTATTTATTCGTTAGCTAAAATTCCCATCTATTcttcaattcaattttttcgcCGATTCTTATTATGGTTGTTAATACATTGTATAATACATTGTATTAACAAACATATGTAAATGTTAATACATATGTAAATGTCTCaacatatttgaaataattgataaatattttttagcaGAATCACTACATAGGAAAGcattattaaagtaatatttccgtttatttattacataattacaataaaataaaagataatacaAGATGGGTGTTCCTAAGAAAGTATattattcgattttttctttgatatttattatatgtacgtttCCGTTACGATTAACATTATATACGAAGCAAttcgaaacttctaccaatggctgtgattggtcgtccaTGTTGGCatcctctcatttcgaccaatcagatacGTCGCTGTGTGGATGAGTGCGTCGACTTGTGGCGCAGTGCAGCAtttctcttcgaagcttcgttcgttctgcacgtgtctgcaacaggtacgacaaattatttttaaacattaaattaaattgtctctcgggtgttgaaaatacaaacaagagaaagaatagcccaAGAGAAGTCTAGCTTTTtgttttttgatattaattcgacgttttcttcaaaaatacatgAGATAGAATTTCTTGCTCTTGCTGTGAATTCGTAATGAAACTAGAACAAcagaatttgaattattttctctttatatcaataatttctcaaATATTGTTGCATTTTTGCATGTTTTTAGTATATTTTTcccataatttattgttttatatcgtgataattgattttctcgttttttactattacgtcgatatagatacgaattaaaataaaattttgttcatttattctgtttttatatcaataattttttaaatcccgtcaatatctttCGTTTTCTGTACTCTGTTTCcaatattttggtgtttaaagttgagaaaagtaattttgattttatttcaatatggcgttgataatttttaacgaacctttcccttacgattagtgttaaagtttcgaagcactttgaaacttctatcaacggctgtgattggtcgttcATGTTGGCATCCTCtgatttcgaccaatcagacacgtcgctgcgtgagcgagtgcgtcgatttgtgGCGCATTGCGTCATtcgtcttcgaagcttcgtttgcTTAACAcgcgtctgcaacaggtaaggttaaattatcttcaaacattaaaataaattatctttcaggtgttgaaattacaaaaaagagaaagaatagccgatgAGAAGTCTACGTTTTTGTTTTCtgacattaattcgacgttttcttaaaaaatacgtgagatgaaattttttgctcttgccgtgaattcaTAATGAAATTAGAACAGctgaatttgaattattttctttttatatcaataatttctctaatattattgcattttttcatgtttttagtacatttttcccataatttgttgttatatatcgtgatGATTGATTTTCTCGTcttttactattacgccgatataaatacgaattaaaatagcattttcttcatttattctgctttcatatcaataatttcttaaattccGTCAATATCTTTCGTTTTTTATACTTTGTTTCCTATATTTTGGTGTataaagttgagaaaagtaatcttgactttatttcaatatggcgtcgataatctTCAATACTTTATAGCGGGAAATTCAAATGTCTCACTTATTCCAGCCATTGTTCAAGCTTTCGTATTTGTTGATTATTACATTATCACAATTCAGAACTAACTTTTATACGGTGATAGAtacgtttaataatataataggcATGCAAATTTGATTAAtgttgaagaattaaaaaatatttgaaattaaaaaaatattcaaaaatttatgtttTGAGGATAGGgagattttttgaaatattgataTATTGATTAAATATATATGATGTACCATTGAAGTATATATGTGAAAAATCattcttttttgttacagaattGCAGTCgaataaagaataaaacatCACAAGCGtgatatgaaattattaaatgaatcttcatcaaaataaatgtaatttttattattaagtagttacaataaattatcatggtaaatttaaaatgtaatacacaaatGTAATactattgttttttaattagagaATGATCAACCAATGCCAATATGCCAATACTCTACCTACTATAATACTCTACAACATCAATCTGCTGAGGAGACCATTTGCCGAGGACACCATCCGCCGGGTTTATTGTACCTTCCCCCCAATAGGTGCTCATCGGTTCAGTGAGTCccatgaattaaaaattttattcttattttaagtgagcatagtgacccatgaGTGAATGTATACTCATGGAGTATATATGTTACATACCATTCATATCTTTTTTGTTTGTTATATTGTTATATTTCTTAGTTCAGGCTAGGGTCTTCTTgtctctttttaaaaaatagtttGTAGGATAGAAGTCGGATGATCCTCCGATttcacaaataaaatataatttaaaaaatatttttttaattaaaggaaatttaaattttgataatgtATATAaagtttgtatattttatatgcaGTAAATATTACGTACATTTGCTACAATACATTGATTatactataatatttcaatgc includes these proteins:
- the LOC143306018 gene encoding uncharacterized protein LOC143306018 isoform X1 produces the protein MYNTIQVQTFHRTYKPTRKRNVIGLLSWPYLLTSKSHTPETRVKQTKLRRRMTQCATNRRTRSRSDVSDWSKSEDANMNDQSQPLIEVSKCFETLTLIVRERHVQNERSFEEKCCTAPQVDALIHTATYLIGRNERMPTWTTNHSHW
- the LOC143306018 gene encoding uncharacterized protein LOC143306018 isoform X3 → MYNTIQTRVKQTKLRRRMTQCATNRRTRSRSDVSDWSKSEDANMNDQSQPLIEVSKCFETLTLIVRERHVQNERSFEEKCCTAPQVDALIHTATYLIGRNERMPTWTTNHSHW
- the LOC143306018 gene encoding uncharacterized protein LOC143306018 isoform X2, with translation MYNTIQVQTFHRTYKPTRKRNVIGLLSWPYLLTSKSHTPETRVKQTKLRRRMTQCATNRRTRSRSDVSDWSKSEDANMNDQSQPLIEVSKCFETLTLITRAERTKLRREMLHCATSRRTHPHSDVSDWSK